The following coding sequences are from one Acidobacteriota bacterium window:
- a CDS encoding DUF1573 domain-containing protein, which yields MTPPRHSRLVSALAAAALAVLVLPSPLAAQAKASGAAAAGPKLVVVEDKKDVGQVAKGEPIKHVFILKNTGNADLHITDVKPSCGCTVPEFDKVIKPGAEGKVTLTVDTKGFSGPISKTALLITDDPAVPQKTLFLSAVVKPFVDALPYAFFRITALSGEAASADVILVSDEPDFKPTKAEAPNSFLRVALTPVPEKELVKDRGPNQWKVTVSTAPDAPEGLLGGAVKVATGAKKQPEIELQVTGFIKPAVSVTPLSINFGNFDPKGDPQKRNVMLVNNNAAVENFSVTKAETNVPGISAEVVPVDKSRVQVVLTVDQKIKKGVFEGDLTIKTTDKARAEVKVPIKGVIL from the coding sequence ATGACTCCCCCCCGCCATTCCCGACTCGTTTCCGCTCTCGCGGCCGCCGCGCTCGCGGTCCTCGTCCTGCCGTCGCCCCTCGCCGCTCAGGCGAAGGCCTCGGGGGCTGCCGCCGCCGGCCCGAAGCTCGTCGTCGTCGAGGACAAGAAGGACGTCGGGCAGGTCGCGAAGGGCGAACCGATCAAGCACGTGTTCATCCTCAAGAACACCGGCAACGCCGACCTGCACATCACGGACGTGAAGCCGTCCTGCGGCTGCACGGTTCCCGAGTTCGACAAGGTCATCAAGCCGGGCGCCGAGGGGAAGGTCACCCTCACCGTCGACACGAAGGGCTTCTCGGGCCCGATCTCCAAGACGGCGCTCCTCATCACGGACGACCCGGCCGTGCCGCAGAAGACGCTCTTTCTCTCGGCCGTCGTGAAGCCGTTCGTCGACGCCCTGCCGTACGCGTTCTTCCGGATCACGGCCCTGTCCGGCGAGGCCGCGTCCGCGGACGTGATCCTCGTGTCGGACGAGCCCGACTTCAAGCCCACGAAGGCGGAGGCCCCGAACTCCTTCCTGCGCGTCGCGCTCACGCCCGTGCCCGAGAAGGAGCTCGTGAAGGACCGCGGCCCGAATCAGTGGAAGGTCACGGTCTCGACCGCGCCCGACGCGCCCGAAGGCCTCCTCGGCGGCGCCGTGAAGGTCGCGACCGGCGCCAAGAAGCAGCCCGAGATCGAGCTGCAGGTGACCGGCTTCATCAAGCCGGCCGTGTCCGTGACGCCGCTCTCGATCAACTTCGGGAACTTCGACCCGAAGGGCGATCCCCAGAAGCGGAACGTCATGCTCGTGAACAACAACGCGGCCGTCGAGAACTTCTCGGTCACGAAGGCCGAGACGAACGTCCCCGGCATCTCGGCCGAGGTCGTGCCCGTCGACAAGTCGCGCGTGCAGGTCGTCCTGACGGTCGACCAGAAGATCAAGAAGGGCGTCTTCGAGGGCGACCTCACGATCAAGACGACCGACAAGGCCCGGGCCGAGGTGAAGGTCCCGATCAAGGGCGTGATCCTGTAG
- a CDS encoding fumarylacetoacetate hydrolase family protein: protein MRLVRFVNAGAPAWALAEEETLVPLAGAPWETGGAPAPSGPAVPRRGVRLLPAAAPTKILCIGRNYRAHAAELGHEVPKEPLVFFKPPSSLIPHGGTIRLPKESARVDYEGEVALVIGRRARRVPKEDWRDVVFGVTCALDVTARDLQKTDGQWWRAKGFDTFCPLGPAIETDVDPSTLTLETFVDGAQRQSGTTSDFIFDVGTLIAWTSAAMTLEPGDVILTGTPEGVGPLAAGQTVEVRIGGVGSLSVAVAAED from the coding sequence ATGAGGCTCGTGAGGTTCGTGAACGCCGGCGCGCCCGCGTGGGCGCTGGCCGAGGAGGAGACGCTCGTCCCGCTCGCGGGAGCGCCGTGGGAGACGGGAGGAGCGCCGGCGCCGTCCGGGCCCGCAGTGCCGCGCCGCGGCGTGCGTCTCCTGCCCGCCGCGGCGCCGACGAAGATCCTCTGCATCGGGCGGAACTACCGCGCCCACGCGGCGGAGCTCGGCCACGAGGTCCCAAAGGAGCCGCTCGTCTTCTTCAAGCCGCCGTCGTCCCTGATCCCCCACGGCGGGACGATCCGCCTCCCGAAGGAGAGCGCGCGCGTCGACTACGAGGGCGAGGTCGCGCTCGTGATCGGCCGTCGCGCCCGCCGCGTTCCGAAAGAGGACTGGCGGGACGTCGTCTTCGGCGTCACGTGCGCCCTCGACGTGACGGCCCGCGACCTCCAGAAGACGGACGGACAATGGTGGCGCGCGAAGGGCTTCGACACGTTCTGCCCGCTCGGCCCCGCGATCGAGACGGACGTCGATCCGTCCACCCTCACGCTCGAGACGTTCGTGGACGGCGCCCAGCGGCAGAGCGGCACGACGTCGGACTTCATCTTCGACGTCGGGACTCTGATCGCCTGGACGTCGGCCGCGATGACGCTCGAGCCCGGGGACGTGATCCTCACGGGCACGCCCGAGGGCGTCGGGCCGCTGGCGGCGGGGCAGACCGTCGAGGTGCGGATCGGCGGGGTCGGGAGCCTCTCGGTCGCCGTGGCGGCGGAAGACTAG
- the dapF gene encoding diaminopimelate epimerase has protein sequence MNVSPLGGLPVRFTKMSGAGNDFLVWGEPVSVGAAEVAAIRRLCRRGTGVGADGVLFVFPDGPGRVAADYRNADGSVGRFCGNGTRCAARFAVLKGLAPETLIVRTGWGDVPARVDGAHVTLALPEPVAVGRAVSSLDSTGTLEREAYALSVGVPHVVAFVADGVDLETLDLARFGPALRRHPEMREGANANVVQVLGPSRLRVRTWERGVEAETLACGSGNVATAVTACALGRAKAPVSLETRSGQTLSVDFRFEGEVARDVALAGDARVVYEGTLDPGEWEDA, from the coding sequence GTGAACGTCTCACCGCTCGGCGGCCTCCCGGTGCGCTTCACGAAGATGAGCGGCGCTGGAAACGACTTTCTCGTCTGGGGCGAGCCCGTGAGCGTCGGGGCGGCGGAAGTCGCCGCCATCCGGCGCCTCTGCCGCCGGGGGACGGGCGTCGGGGCCGACGGTGTTCTCTTCGTCTTTCCGGACGGACCCGGCCGCGTCGCGGCGGACTACCGCAACGCCGACGGGTCCGTGGGCCGCTTCTGCGGCAACGGCACGCGCTGCGCCGCGCGCTTTGCCGTGCTGAAGGGGCTGGCGCCGGAGACTCTGATCGTCCGAACGGGCTGGGGCGACGTCCCCGCCCGCGTCGACGGCGCGCACGTCACGCTCGCGCTGCCCGAGCCCGTGGCCGTCGGGCGCGCGGTGTCCTCGCTCGACTCCACGGGCACGCTCGAACGCGAGGCGTACGCCCTTTCGGTCGGAGTCCCGCACGTCGTCGCGTTCGTCGCGGACGGCGTGGACCTCGAGACGCTCGACCTCGCGCGCTTCGGTCCGGCGCTTCGGCGCCACCCGGAGATGCGCGAGGGCGCGAATGCGAACGTCGTGCAGGTGCTCGGGCCGTCGCGGCTCCGCGTGCGGACCTGGGAGCGCGGCGTCGAGGCCGAGACGCTCGCGTGCGGCTCGGGCAACGTCGCGACGGCGGTGACCGCTTGCGCGCTCGGCCGCGCGAAGGCGCCCGTCTCGCTCGAGACGCGCTCGGGGCAGACGCTCTCTGTGGATTTCCGGTTCGAGGGCGAGGTCGCGCGGGACGTCGCGCTCGCGGGCGACGCGCGTGTCGTCTACGAGGGAACGCTCGACCCCGGGGAATGGGAGGACGCATGA
- the hslU gene encoding ATP-dependent protease ATPase subunit HslU, whose product MRDLSPRKIVAELDRHVVGQGKAKRSVAIALRDRWRRQRLPADLARDTTPKNILMIGPTGVGKTEIARRLARLVDAPFVKVEASKFTEVGYVGRDVDSIARDLVDAAIRLVKEERRARVSDRAAAAAEERLLDLLTAALATDATGKSVLAEGRDKIRRDLREGKHEAREVELEITDDQRPQISVMGPQGMEEMGIDIPGMLPGLFGGPKKKKVRLPVSEARPLLLEREADALTDEATLPQEAIRRAEETGIVFLDEIDKIAGREGARGGPDVSREGVQRDLLPLVEGTTVKTKHGMFKTDHVLFVAAGAFHVAKPSDLIPELQGRFPIRVSLDALSEDDFLRILTEPEHALPKQSAALLGADGITLEFADDGLREIARAAAEVNRNLENIGARRLHTILETVLEEISFAGPDAAGARVVVDKAYVDRALASLVRDRDLSRFVL is encoded by the coding sequence CTGCGCGACCTGTCGCCGCGCAAGATCGTGGCCGAGCTGGACCGTCACGTCGTCGGCCAGGGGAAGGCGAAGCGCTCGGTGGCCATCGCGCTGCGCGACCGCTGGCGCCGCCAGCGTCTCCCGGCCGATCTCGCGCGCGACACGACACCGAAGAACATTCTCATGATCGGGCCGACGGGGGTCGGCAAGACGGAGATCGCGCGCCGCCTGGCGCGCCTCGTGGATGCGCCGTTCGTGAAAGTCGAGGCCTCGAAGTTCACCGAGGTCGGCTACGTCGGGCGGGACGTCGACTCGATCGCGCGCGATCTCGTGGACGCCGCGATCCGGCTCGTCAAGGAGGAGCGCCGCGCCCGCGTCTCGGATCGCGCCGCGGCGGCGGCGGAGGAACGGCTCCTCGACCTCCTGACGGCCGCGCTCGCGACGGACGCCACGGGCAAGTCCGTGCTGGCCGAGGGGCGGGACAAGATCCGGCGCGACCTGCGCGAGGGCAAGCACGAGGCCCGCGAGGTCGAGCTCGAGATCACGGACGACCAGAGGCCCCAGATCTCCGTCATGGGCCCGCAGGGCATGGAGGAGATGGGGATCGACATCCCCGGCATGCTCCCGGGCCTCTTCGGCGGCCCGAAGAAGAAGAAGGTCCGCCTGCCGGTGTCGGAGGCGAGGCCGCTGCTTCTCGAGCGCGAGGCCGACGCCCTCACGGACGAGGCGACGCTCCCGCAGGAGGCGATCCGCCGCGCCGAGGAGACGGGCATCGTGTTCCTCGACGAGATCGACAAGATCGCCGGGCGCGAGGGCGCGCGCGGCGGGCCGGACGTGTCGCGCGAGGGCGTCCAGCGCGACCTCCTGCCGCTCGTCGAGGGGACGACCGTCAAGACGAAGCACGGCATGTTCAAGACGGACCACGTCCTCTTCGTCGCGGCGGGCGCGTTCCACGTCGCGAAGCCCTCGGACCTGATCCCGGAGCTGCAGGGCCGCTTTCCGATCCGCGTCTCCCTCGACGCGCTCAGCGAGGATGACTTCCTCCGGATCCTGACCGAGCCCGAGCACGCGCTGCCGAAGCAGTCCGCGGCGCTGCTCGGCGCGGACGGGATCACGCTGGAGTTCGCGGACGACGGCCTGAGGGAGATCGCCCGCGCGGCGGCGGAGGTAAACCGCAACCTCGAGAACATCGGCGCGCGCCGCCTCCACACGATCCTCGAGACCGTCCTCGAGGAGATCTCCTTCGCGGGCCCCGACGCCGCCGGCGCCCGCGTCGTCGTCGACAAGGCGTACGTCGACCGCGCGCTCGCGAGCCTCGTGCGCGACCGCGACCTCTCTCGCTTCGTGCTGTAG
- the hslV gene encoding ATP-dependent protease subunit HslV, protein MAHPVFHHTTILCVRRGSSVALGGDGQVTMGTTVMKHGASKVRRLLDGKVLAGFAGSTADAVTLFTRFEKKLEEFHGQLERAAVELATDWRTEKTLRQLEALLVVADAKTSLLLSGTGDVIAPDEGVLAVGSGGPYAAAAAKALLRHSSLDAATIVKESLAIASTIDIYTNDTIKVETLP, encoded by the coding sequence GTGGCACATCCGGTCTTTCACCACACGACGATCCTCTGCGTCAGGCGCGGGTCCTCCGTCGCCCTCGGCGGCGACGGACAGGTCACGATGGGAACCACCGTCATGAAGCACGGCGCCTCCAAAGTGCGGCGCCTCCTCGACGGCAAGGTCCTCGCCGGCTTCGCCGGCTCCACGGCCGACGCCGTCACGCTCTTCACGCGCTTCGAGAAGAAGCTCGAGGAGTTTCACGGCCAGCTCGAGCGCGCGGCCGTGGAGCTCGCGACGGACTGGCGGACGGAGAAGACGCTCCGCCAGCTCGAGGCTCTCCTCGTCGTCGCGGACGCGAAGACCTCCCTCCTTCTCTCGGGGACGGGCGACGTCATCGCCCCGGACGAGGGCGTCCTCGCCGTGGGATCGGGCGGCCCCTACGCCGCCGCTGCCGCGAAGGCTCTCCTCCGGCACTCGTCGCTCGATGCCGCGACGATCGTGAAGGAGTCGCTCGCGATCGCCTCCACGATCGACATCTACACGAACGACACGATCAAGGTCGAGACGCTGCCGTGA
- the xerC gene encoding tyrosine recombinase XerC produces MRGRLAEELAAFDRHLADERGVSRHTRAAYGKDLGRFGVFLSTVFWNKPLEKVAAADVDALAVRSYLAHLRADGLAKASIGRHLSALRTFFAFLKREGSVGANPAKAIATPRREQSLPRTLSVTEAGAVVAAKGREGALGARDRALLELLYATGLRVSELVGLKLEDVDLSARQVRTIGKGKKERIVPFGRAAADAVKTWLKARGEMRPGAKDAAFLFLNAHAGRLTDRSVRRILDRAMLGADVSRHASPHALRHSFATHLLAAGADLRSIQELLGHASLSTTQRYTHLDAERLLEVYRKSHPKAEERD; encoded by the coding sequence GTGCGCGGCCGCCTCGCCGAGGAGCTCGCCGCGTTCGACCGCCACCTCGCGGACGAGCGCGGCGTCTCCAGGCACACGCGGGCGGCCTACGGCAAGGACCTCGGCCGGTTCGGCGTGTTTCTCTCGACGGTCTTCTGGAACAAGCCGCTCGAGAAGGTCGCGGCCGCGGACGTCGACGCGCTCGCCGTGCGGTCCTACCTCGCGCACCTGCGGGCGGACGGGCTCGCGAAGGCGTCCATCGGCCGGCACCTCTCGGCGCTGCGCACGTTCTTCGCGTTCCTGAAGCGCGAGGGGAGCGTCGGGGCGAATCCCGCCAAGGCGATCGCGACGCCGCGCAGGGAGCAGTCCCTGCCGCGCACCCTCTCGGTCACGGAGGCGGGCGCCGTCGTCGCCGCGAAGGGGCGCGAGGGCGCGCTGGGCGCGCGCGACCGGGCGCTCCTCGAGCTGCTCTACGCGACCGGCCTCCGCGTCTCGGAGCTCGTGGGGCTGAAGCTCGAGGACGTGGACCTCTCCGCGCGGCAGGTGCGGACGATCGGCAAGGGAAAGAAGGAACGGATCGTCCCGTTCGGGCGCGCGGCCGCCGACGCCGTGAAGACGTGGCTCAAGGCGCGGGGAGAGATGCGCCCGGGCGCGAAGGACGCGGCGTTCCTGTTCCTGAACGCGCACGCGGGGCGGCTGACGGACCGCAGCGTGCGGCGCATCCTCGACCGGGCGATGCTCGGGGCCGACGTGAGCCGCCACGCGTCGCCGCATGCGCTCCGGCACTCCTTCGCGACGCATCTCCTCGCGGCCGGCGCCGACCTGCGCTCCATCCAGGAGCTCCTCGGCCACGCGTCGCTCTCGACGACGCAGAGGTACACCCATCTCGACGCCGAGAGGCTCCTCGAGGTCTACCGCAAGAGCCACCCGAAGGCCGAGGAGCGGGACTGA
- a CDS encoding c-type cytochrome, with amino-acid sequence MKKNATAALTALLLAAAPAAVADGRSENFQTYCSVCHGDDGKGQTEEGKKKGARDLTNARWQDKVDDARMVKSVTKGHDKMPAFEKKLSADEIKALVAEVRTLAKK; translated from the coding sequence GTGAAGAAGAACGCAACCGCCGCCCTGACCGCCCTGCTCCTCGCCGCCGCGCCGGCCGCCGTTGCCGACGGCCGCTCCGAGAACTTCCAGACGTACTGCTCGGTCTGCCACGGCGACGACGGAAAGGGCCAGACCGAGGAAGGCAAGAAGAAGGGCGCCCGCGACCTCACGAACGCGCGCTGGCAGGACAAGGTCGACGACGCGCGGATGGTCAAGTCCGTCACGAAGGGGCACGACAAGATGCCCGCCTTCGAGAAGAAGCTCTCGGCCGACGAGATCAAGGCGCTCGTCGCCGAGGTGCGGACGCTCGCGAAGAAGTAG
- the trmFO gene encoding methylenetetrahydrofolate--tRNA-(uracil(54)-C(5))-methyltransferase (FADH(2)-oxidizing) TrmFO, giving the protein MAPMARVTVIGGGFAGVECAHQLLRRGHAVTLVEMRPVRTTDAHATDRLAEMVCSNSFRSDNPANAVGLLKREMESVGSLVLEEARKAAVPAGDALAVDRTIFADAVTRRLAAEPLLTIVRAEAEALPDPGDGFVVVATGPLTSPALEKALLALLGEKYLYFYDAMAPIVEAASLDMEKLYALSRYGKGGGDDYLNVPLSRAEYESFVAALLAGEKVPFHDFEKAVYFEGCLPAEAMAERGVETLRHGPMKPFGLPDPRTGREPYAVVQLRQDDLAKTHFNLVGFQTKLKVGEQRRVFRMLPGLENAEFVRYGMLHRNTYINGPAHLDGFFRWRKDPRVFFAGQLTGVEGYLESAATGLMVGATLAQLLEGREPAPLAFSTALGSLARHVSTPREGDFTPMNVTFGLIDDAGVPPSKDRAKRRAEIARRALEEVARWRAEALPVPSVTARGAGAA; this is encoded by the coding sequence ATGGCCCCGATGGCGCGTGTCACGGTGATCGGCGGCGGCTTCGCGGGCGTGGAGTGCGCGCACCAGCTCCTGCGGCGCGGCCACGCGGTCACGCTCGTCGAGATGCGGCCCGTGCGGACGACGGACGCGCACGCGACGGACCGTCTCGCCGAGATGGTCTGCTCGAACTCGTTCCGGTCCGACAACCCCGCGAACGCCGTCGGCCTCCTGAAGCGCGAGATGGAGAGCGTCGGGTCCCTGGTCCTCGAGGAGGCCCGCAAGGCCGCGGTCCCGGCCGGCGACGCGCTCGCGGTCGACCGCACGATCTTCGCGGACGCCGTGACGCGCCGCCTCGCGGCCGAGCCGCTCCTGACGATCGTGCGGGCCGAGGCCGAAGCGCTGCCCGATCCCGGCGACGGCTTCGTCGTCGTCGCAACCGGACCGCTCACGTCGCCCGCGCTCGAGAAGGCCCTGCTCGCGCTGCTGGGCGAGAAGTACCTCTACTTCTACGACGCGATGGCGCCCATCGTGGAGGCGGCGTCGCTCGACATGGAGAAGCTCTACGCGCTCTCGCGCTACGGCAAGGGCGGCGGCGACGACTACCTGAACGTCCCGCTCTCGCGCGCCGAGTACGAGTCGTTCGTCGCGGCGCTTCTCGCGGGGGAGAAGGTTCCGTTCCACGACTTCGAGAAGGCCGTCTACTTCGAGGGGTGCCTGCCCGCCGAGGCGATGGCCGAGCGCGGCGTCGAGACGCTGCGCCACGGTCCGATGAAGCCGTTCGGGCTTCCGGACCCGCGCACGGGGAGGGAGCCGTACGCCGTCGTCCAGCTCCGGCAGGACGACCTCGCGAAGACGCACTTCAACCTCGTCGGCTTCCAGACGAAGCTCAAGGTCGGCGAGCAGCGGCGCGTCTTCCGGATGCTGCCGGGCCTCGAGAACGCGGAGTTCGTCCGCTACGGCATGCTCCACCGCAACACGTACATCAACGGTCCGGCGCACCTCGACGGTTTCTTCCGCTGGCGGAAGGACCCGCGCGTGTTCTTCGCGGGCCAGCTCACGGGCGTCGAGGGCTACCTCGAGTCCGCCGCGACGGGCCTCATGGTGGGCGCGACGCTCGCGCAGCTCCTCGAAGGAAGAGAACCCGCGCCGCTCGCGTTTTCCACGGCGCTCGGCTCTCTCGCCAGGCACGTTTCGACGCCCCGCGAGGGGGACTTCACGCCGATGAACGTGACGTTCGGCCTCATCGACGACGCCGGCGTCCCGCCTTCGAAGGACCGGGCGAAGCGCCGCGCGGAGATCGCGCGCCGCGCCCTGGAAGAGGTCGCGCGCTGGAGGGCGGAGGCCCTTCCCGTGCCGTCCGTCACGGCCCGCGGCGCGGGCGCCGCCTAG
- a CDS encoding PhzF family phenazine biosynthesis isomerase, translating into MTDAPGKFAPNAEVYGPGYYDRMYRRHWFLRNRRKYEERDAALVRIIRPSASLRVLEVGSARGDTAFFLASRVAEVVGIDAARAAVVASREQAAARGLLNVRFEEADARDLAAAPGGPFDVVLLADFVEHVLDDVLAACLESARRVLAPGGALAIYTPNRDHWAERIKAAVPGLQQEDHIAVRPAARVVALVEEAGFCVDDLFFSASPYPLLGALDRALPMVGLCRFRTCLRAVTSLFMKVSFVTCDVFTDRPFAGNPLLVVPDARGLTAAQMQSVAREINYSESTFVLPARDPACAYWQRTFVPVKEIPYAGHPTVGTAIVMAALGKVAGGAPDGTHPVMIEVGFGPLRLELLKTDGRVSRVRMEQGRPEWKAPVTGDDVKGQIAAALGVPFDALHPVLPPQAVGTGNTFLMVPLASVEAVSAALADTRMLNHVEKELGVLGLFFFAFDETSAGVRLRARMFAPGAGVPEDPATGSAAGPVGVYLALHGAVPGGVAGGRGRFTIDQGVEMGRPSELNVTVLVAGGRPTGVRVEGSAVLMMRGELEV; encoded by the coding sequence GTGACGGATGCGCCCGGGAAGTTCGCGCCGAACGCCGAGGTCTACGGGCCGGGCTACTACGACCGGATGTACCGCCGGCACTGGTTCCTGAGGAACCGGCGCAAGTACGAAGAGCGCGACGCGGCGCTCGTCCGGATCATCCGGCCCTCCGCGTCTCTCCGCGTCCTCGAGGTGGGCTCGGCGCGCGGCGACACGGCGTTCTTTCTCGCCTCGCGCGTCGCGGAGGTCGTCGGAATCGACGCGGCGCGCGCCGCCGTCGTGGCGTCGCGCGAGCAGGCTGCCGCCCGCGGCCTCCTGAACGTCCGCTTCGAGGAGGCGGATGCGCGGGACCTCGCGGCGGCGCCGGGCGGCCCGTTCGACGTCGTCCTCCTCGCCGACTTCGTCGAGCACGTCCTCGACGACGTGCTCGCGGCGTGCCTCGAAAGCGCGCGTCGCGTCCTCGCCCCCGGCGGCGCCCTCGCGATCTACACGCCGAACCGGGACCACTGGGCCGAGCGGATCAAGGCCGCCGTGCCGGGCCTGCAGCAGGAGGACCACATCGCCGTGCGCCCCGCCGCGCGCGTCGTGGCGCTCGTCGAGGAGGCCGGGTTCTGCGTGGACGACCTCTTCTTCTCCGCCAGCCCGTATCCCCTGCTCGGCGCCCTCGACCGGGCGCTCCCGATGGTCGGCCTCTGCCGTTTCCGGACGTGCCTCCGGGCGGTAACGTCGCTCTTCATGAAGGTCTCCTTCGTCACCTGCGACGTCTTCACCGATCGCCCCTTCGCGGGCAACCCGCTCCTCGTCGTGCCGGACGCGCGCGGTCTCACGGCCGCGCAGATGCAGTCGGTCGCGCGCGAGATCAACTACTCCGAGTCGACGTTCGTCCTGCCCGCGCGGGATCCCGCCTGCGCCTACTGGCAGCGGACGTTCGTTCCGGTCAAGGAGATCCCGTACGCCGGCCACCCCACCGTCGGGACGGCCATCGTGATGGCGGCGCTCGGGAAAGTCGCGGGCGGCGCGCCCGACGGCACCCACCCCGTGATGATCGAGGTCGGGTTCGGGCCGCTGCGTCTCGAGCTCCTGAAGACGGACGGACGCGTCTCGCGCGTGCGCATGGAGCAGGGAAGGCCCGAGTGGAAGGCGCCCGTGACGGGCGACGACGTGAAGGGCCAGATCGCCGCGGCGCTCGGCGTCCCGTTCGACGCGCTGCACCCGGTCCTCCCGCCGCAGGCCGTCGGGACCGGCAACACCTTCCTCATGGTGCCTCTCGCGTCGGTCGAGGCGGTGTCGGCGGCGCTCGCCGACACGCGGATGCTGAATCACGTCGAGAAGGAGCTGGGCGTTCTCGGCCTCTTCTTCTTCGCGTTCGACGAGACGTCCGCCGGCGTGCGCCTCCGGGCGCGCATGTTCGCGCCGGGCGCGGGCGTGCCCGAGGACCCCGCGACGGGCTCGGCGGCCGGACCCGTCGGCGTCTACCTCGCGCTCCACGGCGCGGTCCCGGGCGGCGTCGCAGGCGGGCGCGGCCGGTTCACGATCGACCAGGGCGTCGAGATGGGCCGCCCGTCCGAGCTGAACGTGACGGTCCTCGTCGCCGGCGGCCGGCCCACCGGCGTCCGCGTCGAGGGGAGCGCTGTTCTCATGATGCGGGGGGAGTTGGAGGTTTAG